AAGGAGAATTGACGAAGGTGCAGCTATGATTCGTACCAAAGGAGAACCTGGAACAGGAAACATTGTAGAAGCAGTTCGCCACATGAGAATGGTGATGGGAGAAATCAGAACAATATATGGAATGGAGGAAGAGGAACTCTGGAAATATGCGCGAAACATCGAAGCTCCAATTGAACTTGTAAAGCAAACTGCAGAATTGGGCAAATTACCTGTTGTCAACTTTGCTGCAGGAGGAATTGCAACACCTGCTGACGCATCACTCATGATGCAGTTAGGTTCCGACGGCATTTTTGTGGGATCAGGAATATTCAAGTCAAACAATCCTGAAGCATTTGCAAAAGCAATAGTTGAAGCAACTGCAAATTACGACAAGCCTGAAGTATTGGCGGAAGTATCCAAAGGATTGGGCGAAGCCATGAAAGGTCTGGAAATGTCAACTTTGAGCGAATCCGACAGAATGCAGGACAGGGGAATTTAAAATTCCTCATATTTTTAATTATTTTTTAAGGTGCTTAGATGATAAAAATCGGAATCCTAAATCTTCAGGGTGCAGTTTCAGAACACTTTGACATGACAAGAAAAACCGTTGAAAACTTAAAACTCGATATAGAAGTGGAAGAAGTAAGATACAGTGATGATGTTAAAAAATGTGATGGATTAATCATATCCGGTGGGGAAAGTACTGTAATTGGCAAGCTCATTAAGGAAAGGGGTATTGATAAAGTTATTAAAGAAAATAATATTCCTGTCTTTGGAACTTGTGCTGGAATGGTGCTTCTTGGCAAAAAAACAGATTTCAACCAGCCGCTACTTGAACTTATGGACATAACTGTTAAAAGAAATACCTATGGAAGGCAGAAGGATTCATTTGAAGCGGAAATTGAAATATT
This is a stretch of genomic DNA from Methanobrevibacter millerae. It encodes these proteins:
- the pdxT gene encoding pyridoxal 5'-phosphate synthase glutaminase subunit PdxT is translated as MIKIGILNLQGAVSEHFDMTRKTVENLKLDIEVEEVRYSDDVKKCDGLIISGGESTVIGKLIKERGIDKVIKENNIPVFGTCAGMVLLGKKTDFNQPLLELMDITVKRNTYGRQKDSFEAEIEILNQKYSGVFIRAPALESYDGSKNDIKILSEFDGEIIAIQQGHNIAISFHPELTEDTLIHEYFIEEVLTSLNH
- the pdxS gene encoding pyridoxal 5'-phosphate synthase lyase subunit PdxS; the protein is MVEKGTDVLKEGFAKMTKGGVIMDVVNAEQASIAEDAGAVAVMALEKVPADIRAAGGVARMADPTIVEEVVDAVSIPVMAKARIGHIAEAQILETLGVDMIDESEVLTPADEEYHINKKEFTIPFVCGARNLGEALRRIDEGAAMIRTKGEPGTGNIVEAVRHMRMVMGEIRTIYGMEEEELWKYARNIEAPIELVKQTAELGKLPVVNFAAGGIATPADASLMMQLGSDGIFVGSGIFKSNNPEAFAKAIVEATANYDKPEVLAEVSKGLGEAMKGLEMSTLSESDRMQDRGI